The sequence TCGCGAAGGATCCCGAGATCGCGGCGGCCCTCCTGGAAATCCAGAAAGATCTCATGGCCGCCGGCGCCCAGCTTGCGGACCCGAAATACGGACAGCATCCCGTCCGCGAAAAGACCCGCATCGCCGAAGAGCGCATCTCGGACTTCGAGCGGATGATCGACCGGTATGAGGCGGAACTGGCCCCGCTGCGCGGCTTCATTCTGAGGGGAGGCGCGCCCGCGGCGGCGTTCCTTCACCTGGCCTGCACGATCTGCCGTCGCGCGGAGCGCCGGATCGTGACGCTGGCGCGGCAGGCCCCCGTGCCTCCCCTGCTTCTCAAGTACATCAACCGTCTTTCGGACCTTCTTTTCGTTCTGGCCCGCGTCGAGAATCGGAGGAGCGGTGAAGAGCAGATTCCTTGGTAGCCTGGCCCTGGCCGTTCTCGTGTGCTGCAGCTCGGGAGGCGGCGGCAGCGACGACATCCCGCTGCGGCCCGTCTGGTACAACCTCCAGCGCCTGCCGACCTCGAGCCATCTGCGGGCCGTGCGCGTCGCCAACGCGAACCAGGCGCTCGTGGCGGGGGAAGCGACCTCGATTTTCCGCACCGACGACGGCGGCGCCTCCTGGTACCAGATGCAGCACCATCCCTACGAGGCCGGCGGAGATGTCCTCGCGCTGGACACCCTGGGGACGGAATCCGTGGCCGTGGGGCGGGACGGGGGAGGAACGGGAGGACGCCATTGGAAGGCCGGCGCGGAAATCGCCCAGTGGTTCACCAGCAGCGCCGCCGATCCGGACCCCTCCGACTCCGGCGCCCCGTATACGGCGGTCGATATGGTGCTCCTGGACGTCTTCTACATCCTCCGCCGAAACGGCACGATCCTGCGCGTCTCCGGTTCCACCGGTACGACGGCGACGGTCCATGGGTCGGAGGACTGGCACACGGTGGATTTCCTGGGCATCACCGGCAAGGGGATCGCGGCGGGCTCGGGCAACCTCGTGAAGATCACGCTCGACAACGGCGCGAACTGGAGCGCCCAGTCGCTTCCCGTAAGCGCCCCCGTTTGGCGCAAGGCCCTCCTTTTCCAGAAGGCCGCCACGACCGAGGTCCATGCGTACGTCTGCGGGGACAACGGCAAGATCGTCAAGAGCACCAACGCCGATCAATCCTCGCCCACCTGGAGCGATGTGTCCATCGGCACGACGACGGCCACCCTCCGCAGCATTTCTTTCCTCTCCGATTCCCTGACCGGCTGGGTCGTCGGGGACGGCGGAGGAATCTGGAAGACGACCAACGGCGGCACCTCCTGGACCCCGCAGGGATCCGGCGTCACCCCCCACGATCTCCACGACGTCTATTTCATCGACGCCAACGTGGGCTACGCGGTGGGGGACTACGGCACCGTGCTCAAGACCCTGGACGGCGGGGCGAACTGGCAGAACATCACCCAGGGATCCCGCACCCGCATCAACGCCCTGGATTTC comes from Planctomycetota bacterium and encodes:
- a CDS encoding cob(I)yrinic acid a,c-diamide adenosyltransferase, giving the protein MAKIYTRTGDDGSTGFFDGTRVPKDDPRCEAYGEVDELGAALGVARAFAKDPEIAAALLEIQKDLMAAGAQLADPKYGQHPVREKTRIAEERISDFERMIDRYEAELAPLRGFILRGGAPAAAFLHLACTICRRAERRIVTLARQAPVPPLLLKYINRLSDLLFVLARVENRRSGEEQIPW
- a CDS encoding YCF48-related protein, which codes for MKSRFLGSLALAVLVCCSSGGGGSDDIPLRPVWYNLQRLPTSSHLRAVRVANANQALVAGEATSIFRTDDGGASWYQMQHHPYEAGGDVLALDTLGTESVAVGRDGGGTGGRHWKAGAEIAQWFTSSAADPDPSDSGAPYTAVDMVLLDVFYILRRNGTILRVSGSTGTTATVHGSEDWHTVDFLGITGKGIAAGSGNLVKITLDNGANWSAQSLPVSAPVWRKALLFQKAATTEVHAYVCGDNGKIVKSTNADQSSPTWSDVSIGTTTATLRSISFLSDSLTGWVVGDGGGIWKTTNGGTSWTPQGSGVTPHDLHDVYFIDANVGYAVGDYGTVLKTLDGGANWQNITQGSRTRINALDFALNAERGIAVGPGGLVAKTLDGGLAWTTATLSGVSDLHGVSVPRQGPGTVAYACGDGGKILKNADFSSGDTWTAQTVPSSATSVPLRAILFPGNDLKGFCVGDVSTLLVTADGGATAWTEITLPGAPVNYASLAASPDGTVIAAGGQNGKVVFSLDGGTTWNDGSISGETGTIATLQVPDNSTIVAGSSDGDIRRGTIAAGSPPSVSWGATFNLPGNVPPTGLAFRSSTRGLAVVAAGASPDLGRIYVTENGTSWSVSPEHTNWPLRTVWLNASGIGYAAGDEGTVLKTFTGGRIP